A region of Armatimonadota bacterium DNA encodes the following proteins:
- a CDS encoding sugar phosphate isomerase/epimerase family protein has product MRFGVCGGISRFDAIRAAGADYLEPSVAGDARPEGGEKVWAECLARIRDTGLRAEAWNCWLPGDLKIVGPAADWDRYRRYVDIAIPRVREAGAEVIVFGSGGARTVPAGYEHSRALDDLARALSMACAGNAGIVFAVEALGTRETNLINSVAEAAAFVRTLNLPYVKCTADLYHMNEVSEPASVLSDVGRYLGHAHLADSGRGAPGTGTGGIVQFLSELRRSGYDARVSIEADWADFDAEVAGALRFVRDACIPVQ; this is encoded by the coding sequence ATGCGATTTGGAGTCTGCGGTGGGATCAGCCGGTTCGACGCGATCAGAGCGGCCGGCGCAGACTATCTGGAACCGTCCGTCGCCGGCGATGCCCGGCCGGAAGGCGGTGAGAAAGTATGGGCCGAGTGCCTCGCCCGCATCCGCGATACAGGCCTTCGGGCCGAAGCGTGGAATTGCTGGCTTCCGGGCGACCTCAAGATCGTTGGCCCCGCCGCCGACTGGGACCGCTACCGCCGCTATGTCGATATTGCCATCCCCCGTGTGCGGGAGGCCGGCGCAGAGGTCATTGTCTTCGGATCCGGCGGCGCGCGGACAGTTCCCGCCGGCTACGAGCACTCCAGAGCCCTCGATGACCTTGCGCGCGCCCTGAGCATGGCCTGCGCCGGGAACGCCGGCATCGTTTTTGCCGTGGAAGCGCTCGGGACCAGGGAGACCAATTTGATCAATTCGGTCGCGGAGGCTGCGGCGTTCGTTCGGACCCTGAACCTGCCGTACGTGAAGTGCACCGCCGATCTCTACCACATGAACGAGGTTTCGGAACCGGCTTCCGTGCTGTCTGATGTCGGCAGGTACCTTGGGCACGCGCATCTGGCTGATTCCGGGCGTGGAGCGCCCGGCACGGGTACGGGCGGCATTGTTCAATTCCTTTCGGAACTGCGCCGCTCCGGCTACGATGCAAGGGTTTCCATCGAAGCCGACTGGGCCGATTTTGATGCCGAGGTTGCCGGCGCACTTCGCTTTGTCCGCGATGCTTGCATCCCTGTACAGTGA
- a CDS encoding sugar phosphate isomerase/epimerase — protein sequence MKLPYKTAVISDEIAQDVTIAADTAREYDLDALEIRGAWGKGPHQLDAGDISKIRDITGSRGLAVCSVAPPFFKCDLDDAQAATDHLEILRRSCATAHALDTNLVRGFAFFRRGPMDPVKDRIVACLRAAAEIVEGEGAILALENEYSTYNCNVARTLELIEAVGSDSVQLLYDPGNDVHDEEGEVAWPDSYNLAIGKMVHMHLKDPKRNADGTVTTLAIGDGDIHAREMLAALAGSGYTGYVSLETHYRREPLSHELTRLPSGDDFSAGGWVASRECLDRWFEIARTV from the coding sequence ATGAAACTCCCGTACAAGACCGCGGTCATCTCGGACGAAATCGCGCAGGATGTGACCATCGCGGCGGATACCGCGCGCGAATACGACCTCGACGCCCTGGAGATCCGCGGCGCATGGGGCAAAGGCCCGCACCAGTTGGACGCCGGCGACATCTCGAAGATCAGGGATATCACCGGCTCACGAGGCCTGGCGGTCTGCAGCGTTGCCCCCCCATTCTTCAAATGTGACCTCGACGATGCCCAGGCCGCGACGGATCACCTGGAAATCCTGCGCCGTTCCTGTGCGACGGCGCACGCGTTGGATACGAACCTGGTACGCGGTTTCGCGTTCTTCCGCCGCGGGCCGATGGACCCGGTGAAGGACCGCATCGTCGCCTGCTTGAGGGCGGCCGCCGAAATCGTAGAAGGCGAAGGCGCCATCCTGGCTTTGGAGAACGAGTACAGTACTTACAACTGCAACGTCGCCCGGACGCTGGAGCTCATCGAGGCCGTAGGCAGCGACAGCGTCCAACTCCTCTATGATCCGGGAAACGACGTACACGACGAAGAGGGTGAGGTCGCCTGGCCCGATTCCTACAACCTGGCGATCGGCAAGATGGTCCACATGCACCTCAAGGACCCCAAACGGAACGCGGACGGCACGGTGACCACGCTCGCCATCGGCGACGGCGATATTCACGCAAGGGAGATGCTCGCGGCGCTTGCGGGGAGCGGGTACACCGGCTACGTCTCACTGGAGACGCATTACCGGCGTGAGCCCCTGAGCCATGAACTCACTCGCCTTCCTTCAGGCGATGACTTTTCCGCCGGCGGCTGGGTGGCCAGTCGGGAGTGCCTGGACAGGTGGTTCGAAATCGCCCGGACGGTCTAG